Proteins encoded within one genomic window of Actinoplanes octamycinicus:
- a CDS encoding TetR/AcrR family transcriptional regulator C-terminal domain-containing protein, whose translation MALDRQRIVAEAVALLDAEGLDGVTTRKLAARLGVQSPTLYWHVPNKAALVTAIADAILDQEFGEMAPPGPDQPWPDWLAALAGRLRRALLAHPDGARVVSAAQLSATMAALSELAMSTLVARGVPLRQARVIVLTVERFTVGHVLEEQAPRPDAEALTGFDMATFGERHPTVVAAITEYFRPGRTVDDLFRDCLEVVIAGAAATAGTTT comes from the coding sequence GTGGCACTGGATCGGCAGCGGATCGTCGCCGAGGCCGTCGCACTGCTCGATGCCGAGGGGCTCGACGGTGTGACGACGCGCAAACTGGCGGCCCGGCTGGGGGTGCAGTCGCCGACCCTCTACTGGCACGTGCCGAACAAGGCCGCCCTGGTCACCGCGATCGCCGACGCGATCCTCGACCAGGAGTTCGGCGAGATGGCGCCGCCCGGGCCGGACCAGCCCTGGCCGGACTGGCTGGCCGCGCTGGCCGGGCGGCTGCGCCGGGCGCTGCTCGCCCACCCGGACGGCGCCCGGGTGGTCTCCGCGGCCCAGCTCTCGGCGACCATGGCGGCGCTGTCCGAGCTGGCGATGAGCACGCTGGTGGCGCGCGGCGTCCCGCTGCGCCAGGCCCGGGTGATCGTGCTGACCGTCGAGCGGTTCACGGTCGGGCACGTCCTCGAGGAGCAGGCCCCGCGCCCGGACGCCGAGGCGCTGACCGGCTTCGACATGGCCACCTTCGGCGAGCGGCACCCGACCGTGGTCGCCGCCATCACCGAGTACTTCCGGCCCGGCCGCACCGTCGACGACCTGTTCCGCGACTGCCTGGAGGTGGTCATCGCGGGCGCCGCGGCCACC
- a CDS encoding quinone oxidoreductase family protein, translating into MKAAVLHEIGGIPHYEDFPDPVAADDEVIIEVKAVAVETVDKRIAAGTHYASRRYTAQLPAIPAFDGVGTLPDGTLVGFGNPRLPYGALAERTVVPRGSWAPIPDGIDPATATVLSTAITAMSARTAAGLVPGETVLVQGATGVAGRLAVKVARLLGAGRIVATGRDDDQLREVKADAVINTAVPDEELTQAYLDARGDGYDVVLDFLWGRPTELLLRALVPRTFAFPRPTRLVQIGESAGAGLTLAAESLRTSGVEIYGAARGLGPETMPEVYGQVVAWAQSGELTFDLVKVPLSDIGTAWQRTGLRGRRLVVVP; encoded by the coding sequence ATGAAGGCGGCGGTGCTGCACGAGATCGGCGGCATCCCCCACTACGAGGACTTCCCGGACCCGGTGGCCGCCGACGACGAGGTGATCATCGAGGTGAAGGCGGTCGCGGTCGAGACCGTCGACAAGCGCATCGCCGCCGGCACCCACTACGCCAGCCGGCGGTACACCGCACAGTTGCCGGCGATTCCCGCCTTCGACGGCGTCGGCACGCTGCCGGACGGCACCCTGGTCGGCTTCGGCAACCCGCGGCTGCCCTATGGCGCGCTGGCCGAGCGGACCGTGGTGCCCCGAGGCTCCTGGGCGCCGATCCCGGACGGCATCGACCCGGCCACCGCGACCGTGCTGAGCACCGCGATCACCGCGATGTCCGCCCGGACCGCCGCCGGCCTCGTGCCCGGCGAGACGGTGCTCGTGCAGGGCGCCACCGGGGTCGCCGGGCGGCTCGCGGTGAAGGTGGCCCGGCTGCTCGGCGCCGGCCGGATCGTCGCGACCGGCCGCGACGACGACCAGCTCCGCGAGGTGAAGGCCGATGCGGTGATCAACACGGCCGTCCCGGACGAGGAGCTGACCCAGGCCTACCTCGACGCCAGGGGCGACGGCTACGACGTGGTGCTGGACTTCCTCTGGGGCCGCCCCACCGAGCTGCTGCTGCGCGCGCTGGTGCCGCGCACCTTCGCGTTCCCGAGACCGACCCGCCTGGTCCAGATCGGCGAGTCCGCCGGCGCCGGGCTCACCCTGGCCGCGGAGAGCCTGCGCACCTCCGGCGTCGAGATCTACGGCGCCGCCCGGGGGCTCGGCCCGGAGACCATGCCGGAGGTGTATGGCCAGGTGGTCGCGTGGGCACAGTCCGGCGAGCTGACCTTCGACCTGGTCAAGGTCCCGCTGAGCGACATCGGGACCGCCTGGCAGCGCACCGGTCTGCGCGGCCGTCGCCTCGTCGTCGTGCCCTGA
- a CDS encoding glycerophosphodiester phosphodiesterase family protein, which yields MILRTAVLVAVLVAGGTAQPAAAADQVAGHPARAGFDLQAHRGGLGLTTEESLEGFAKALRLGVSTLELDTHVTKDEKVVVNHDRQVSAVKCRDTAPVTPGDTLFPYVGKYLKDLTLAQLKTLDCGYRQLPGFPEQEVVAGFRMVELKDVFALVRRYRASGVTLNIETKVEAGAPEQTQPRELFVRRVYQEIRASGLERQVTVQSFDWGALMLMHRFAPRWPLVALTNYDSLQVGKPGASPWLGGLDADDFGGDFVRVAAAVPGVRALSPVYGFPQNGTVGDPDFRFYVSPAMVRDAHARGLEVIPWTCDDPATIGALMDMGIDGIITDYPDRVRRIMAERGMRLPRSYGPRPRR from the coding sequence ATGATCCTGCGGACAGCGGTGCTGGTGGCGGTGCTGGTGGCCGGTGGCACGGCCCAGCCCGCGGCGGCGGCGGATCAGGTGGCTGGTCATCCGGCGAGGGCGGGGTTCGATCTGCAGGCGCATCGGGGCGGGCTCGGGCTGACCACCGAGGAATCGCTGGAGGGCTTCGCGAAGGCGCTGCGGCTGGGCGTCAGCACCCTCGAACTGGACACTCACGTCACCAAGGACGAGAAGGTCGTGGTCAACCACGATCGGCAGGTCAGCGCGGTGAAGTGCCGCGACACCGCGCCGGTCACGCCCGGTGACACCCTCTTTCCGTACGTCGGGAAGTACCTGAAGGACCTCACGCTCGCCCAGCTCAAGACGCTGGACTGCGGGTATCGGCAGCTGCCCGGCTTCCCCGAGCAGGAGGTGGTCGCGGGCTTCCGGATGGTCGAGCTCAAGGACGTGTTCGCTCTGGTCAGGCGGTACCGGGCGAGCGGTGTCACGCTGAACATCGAGACCAAGGTGGAGGCCGGCGCGCCGGAGCAGACCCAGCCGCGGGAGCTCTTCGTCCGCCGCGTCTACCAGGAGATCCGCGCGTCCGGCCTGGAGCGGCAGGTCACCGTCCAGTCCTTCGACTGGGGCGCGCTGATGCTGATGCACCGGTTCGCGCCGCGGTGGCCGCTGGTGGCGCTGACCAACTACGACTCCCTGCAGGTCGGCAAGCCCGGGGCGTCGCCGTGGCTCGGTGGTCTGGACGCCGACGACTTCGGCGGCGACTTCGTCCGGGTGGCCGCGGCGGTTCCCGGGGTGCGGGCGCTGTCGCCGGTCTACGGCTTCCCGCAGAACGGCACGGTCGGTGACCCGGACTTCCGGTTCTACGTCAGCCCGGCGATGGTGCGGGACGCGCACGCCCGCGGCCTCGAAGTGATTCCGTGGACCTGCGACGACCCGGCCACCATCGGCGCGCTGATGGACATGGGGATCGACGGGATCATCACCGATTACCCGGACCGGGTGCGGCGGATCATGGCGGAGCGGGGGATGCGGCTGCCCCGCTCGTACGGGCCCCGGCCGCGGCGGTGA
- a CDS encoding M20/M25/M40 family metallo-hydrolase — protein sequence MRVRRMAYAGIGAVLAAALAVSGTAYADTPTRAVAVAPVAPVAVAPPVISAEASMVHLRKLMSFAQASNNTRVIGSPGFTSTVSYIKQQLDALGWQTTVQNFTTGGRSAANVVAEWPYGDATHVVMAGAHSDSVAAGPGINDDGSGVAALLANAAAISQAGLRPQKRIRFGFWGAEEQGDVGSSYYVSHLASGESRKIDAYLNFDMIGNKPENGRAVGWSLYVEGQSNGLNAPFKTYFAGQGITVNPSLDTDDRSDHAAFKRVGVKVTGVSSVRSLSALGACYHRACDDLTDVSTSSMALGSNAIAAAVWSLAGTS from the coding sequence ATGCGGGTTCGCAGGATGGCCTATGCCGGGATCGGTGCGGTGCTCGCCGCCGCGCTGGCGGTCAGCGGGACGGCCTACGCCGACACGCCGACCCGGGCGGTGGCGGTGGCGCCGGTCGCGCCGGTCGCCGTCGCGCCGCCGGTGATCAGCGCGGAAGCGTCGATGGTGCACCTGCGGAAGCTGATGAGTTTCGCCCAGGCCAGCAACAACACCCGGGTGATCGGCAGCCCCGGGTTCACCTCGACGGTCAGCTACATCAAGCAGCAGCTGGACGCGCTCGGCTGGCAGACCACCGTGCAGAACTTCACCACCGGCGGCCGGTCCGCGGCCAACGTCGTCGCGGAATGGCCGTACGGCGACGCGACCCACGTGGTCATGGCGGGCGCGCACTCCGACTCGGTCGCGGCCGGGCCGGGGATCAACGACGACGGCTCCGGGGTGGCGGCGCTGCTGGCGAACGCGGCCGCGATCTCGCAGGCCGGGCTGCGGCCGCAGAAGCGGATCCGGTTCGGTTTCTGGGGCGCCGAGGAGCAGGGCGACGTCGGCTCCAGCTACTACGTCTCGCACCTGGCCAGCGGCGAGTCCAGGAAGATCGACGCCTACCTGAACTTCGACATGATCGGCAACAAGCCGGAGAACGGCCGGGCGGTGGGCTGGAGCCTCTACGTCGAGGGCCAGTCGAACGGGTTGAACGCGCCGTTCAAGACCTACTTCGCCGGTCAGGGCATCACCGTCAACCCGTCGCTGGACACCGACGACCGCTCCGACCACGCCGCCTTCAAGCGGGTCGGCGTGAAGGTCACCGGCGTCAGCTCGGTACGCAGCCTCAGCGCGCTCGGCGCGTGCTACCACCGCGCTTGCGACGACCTCACCGACGTGAGCACGTCCAGCATGGCCCTCGGCTCGAACGCCATCGCCGCCGCCGTCTGGTCCCTCGCCGGAACGTCCTGA
- a CDS encoding TetR/AcrR family transcriptional regulator: MAGTGAEDVREAVVRAAIPLLGEFDTLTTARIAGAARVDEAELLAVFADKEAVLRACVTAVTARVAAAMDVDGAVRELESVSVAQPLVARLVEVLGILDDYYRRVRADLGAFEREVITGTVEVPDGSLPSRQDLRVISDLVEVRQAVTRLLEPEAARLRLPAEALAEAFLSLSRVGSRTPAEDREPVPAAQVVDLFLHGALAQSGGDGVHSG, translated from the coding sequence ATGGCGGGAACCGGCGCGGAGGACGTTCGCGAGGCGGTGGTGCGGGCGGCGATTCCGCTTCTCGGTGAGTTCGACACGCTGACCACCGCGCGGATCGCCGGCGCCGCCCGGGTCGACGAGGCCGAGCTGCTGGCGGTGTTCGCCGACAAGGAGGCGGTGCTGCGGGCCTGCGTCACCGCCGTCACGGCGCGGGTGGCGGCGGCGATGGACGTCGACGGAGCCGTACGCGAACTGGAATCGGTCTCCGTGGCGCAGCCGCTGGTCGCGCGTCTGGTCGAGGTGCTCGGCATCCTCGACGACTACTACCGGCGGGTGCGGGCCGACCTCGGCGCCTTCGAGCGGGAGGTGATCACCGGCACGGTCGAGGTGCCGGACGGGTCACTGCCGAGCCGGCAGGATCTCCGGGTGATCAGCGACCTGGTGGAGGTCCGGCAGGCGGTCACCCGGCTGCTGGAGCCGGAGGCGGCGCGGCTGCGGCTGCCCGCGGAGGCGCTGGCCGAGGCGTTCCTGAGCCTGTCGCGCGTCGGCTCCCGCACCCCGGCCGAGGACCGGGAGCCGGTGCCGGCCGCCCAGGTCGTCGACCTCTTCCTGCACGGCGCGCTGGCTCAGTCCGGTGGGGACGGCGTCCACTCCGGTTGA
- a CDS encoding TetR/AcrR family transcriptional regulator translates to MTTEPGNPAPKRRADVARNERALLAAAAEVFATSGVDAPVREVAAAAGVGMGTLYRHFPTRADLMVAVYRHQIDACAEAGPALLASAPSPFAALLDWVHRFVDFLATKHGVAKVWQGDAAGYTALHQLFLDRLVPVLSDLLDAATESGEVVADIRPYELIRAVGDLVAWTVQDPDYDVRRIVTLLVTGLRQAQPEWTPSPPD, encoded by the coding sequence GTGACGACCGAACCAGGCAATCCCGCGCCGAAACGCCGGGCGGACGTGGCGCGCAACGAGCGCGCGCTGCTCGCCGCGGCGGCCGAGGTGTTCGCGACCTCCGGCGTGGACGCCCCGGTCCGCGAGGTCGCCGCGGCCGCCGGGGTGGGGATGGGCACGCTCTACCGGCACTTCCCGACCCGGGCCGACCTGATGGTCGCGGTCTACCGGCACCAGATCGACGCGTGCGCCGAGGCCGGACCGGCGCTGCTCGCGTCGGCGCCGTCACCGTTCGCCGCGCTGCTCGACTGGGTGCACCGGTTCGTCGACTTCCTCGCCACCAAGCACGGCGTGGCCAAGGTCTGGCAGGGCGACGCCGCCGGCTACACGGCGCTGCACCAGCTCTTCCTCGACCGCCTGGTCCCGGTGCTGTCCGACCTGCTCGACGCGGCCACCGAGTCCGGCGAGGTGGTCGCCGACATCCGCCCCTACGAGCTGATCCGCGCCGTCGGTGACCTGGTCGCCTGGACCGTCCAGGACCCCGACTACGACGTGCGCCGGATCGTCACCCTGCTGGTCACCGGGCTGCGGCAGGCTCAACCGGAGTGGACGCCGTCCCCACCGGACTGA
- a CDS encoding alpha/beta hydrolase family protein, protein MPILSLKPVVLPAPERGDDLQVRVSAPTTGTELPVIVFAHGFAGAMDWYDPLVDHWAANGFVVVQPTFLDSATLGVTPADPRYPAIWQTRVDDLVRVIDDLGTILAALPGLAGRADPERLAVAGHSWGGQSAGMLLGARVLGADGRPGEDRTDHRVKAGVLLATTGLGGAELAPFAREHFPFMNPDFDTLKTPTLVVAGDADQSALSTRGPDWFTDVYRLSPGAQGLVTVFGGEHLLGGIHGYRAADTTDESPERVALIRRASTAFLRTALEVDATAWPAAMATPDPAGRIDVK, encoded by the coding sequence GTGCCGATCCTGTCTCTGAAACCCGTCGTGCTGCCCGCCCCCGAGCGCGGCGACGACCTGCAAGTCCGTGTCTCCGCCCCGACCACCGGCACCGAGCTGCCGGTGATCGTCTTCGCGCACGGTTTCGCCGGCGCGATGGACTGGTACGACCCGCTCGTCGACCACTGGGCGGCCAACGGTTTCGTCGTCGTGCAGCCCACCTTCCTGGACTCCGCGACGCTCGGCGTCACCCCGGCCGACCCGCGCTACCCGGCGATCTGGCAGACCCGGGTCGACGACCTGGTCCGCGTCATCGACGACCTCGGCACGATCCTGGCCGCGCTCCCGGGCCTGGCCGGCCGGGCCGACCCGGAGCGGCTCGCCGTCGCCGGGCACTCGTGGGGCGGGCAGTCGGCCGGCATGCTGCTCGGCGCCCGCGTCCTCGGCGCCGACGGCCGCCCCGGCGAGGACCGCACCGACCACCGGGTCAAAGCCGGCGTGCTGCTGGCCACCACCGGGCTCGGCGGGGCCGAGCTGGCCCCGTTCGCGCGGGAGCACTTCCCGTTCATGAACCCGGACTTCGACACCCTGAAGACGCCGACCCTGGTGGTCGCCGGCGACGCCGACCAGTCGGCGCTCTCCACCCGCGGCCCGGACTGGTTCACCGACGTCTACCGGCTCAGCCCGGGCGCGCAGGGCCTGGTCACCGTCTTCGGCGGCGAGCACCTGCTGGGCGGCATCCACGGCTACCGCGCGGCGGACACCACCGACGAGAGCCCGGAGCGGGTGGCGCTGATCCGCCGCGCCTCCACCGCGTTCCTGCGGACCGCGCTCGAGGTCGACGCCACCGCGTGGCCGGCCGCGATGGCCACGCCCGACCCGGCCGGCCGGATCGACGTCAAGTAG
- a CDS encoding GNAT family N-acetyltransferase produces the protein MSELKRLAADHAEAVLAFEVANRAWFATSISDRGDDFFAGFPEHHRASLAEQAAGTCAFYLLVAEDGAVLGRFNLYNIDGEGADLGYRVAQRVAGRGVATAAVRELCGLAATDHGLRALRAAAADRNVASQRVLIKAGFVPAGPVFVGGRRGTRFERQLSPT, from the coding sequence GTGTCCGAGCTGAAGCGGCTGGCCGCCGATCATGCCGAGGCGGTCCTGGCCTTCGAGGTGGCGAACCGCGCCTGGTTCGCCACCTCGATCTCCGACCGCGGTGACGACTTCTTCGCCGGTTTCCCCGAGCACCACCGGGCGTCGCTGGCCGAGCAGGCAGCCGGCACGTGCGCCTTCTACCTGCTCGTCGCCGAGGACGGCGCGGTGCTCGGCCGGTTCAACCTCTACAACATCGACGGCGAGGGTGCGGACCTCGGCTACCGGGTCGCCCAGCGTGTCGCCGGACGCGGCGTGGCGACCGCGGCCGTCCGGGAGCTGTGCGGGCTCGCGGCGACCGACCACGGCCTGCGGGCGCTTCGCGCGGCCGCCGCCGACCGGAATGTCGCGTCCCAGCGGGTGCTGATCAAGGCCGGCTTCGTCCCGGCCGGTCCGGTGTTCGTCGGCGGCCGCCGCGGCACCCGGTTCGAGCGCCAGCTGAGCCCTACTTGA
- a CDS encoding M6 family metalloprotease domain-containing protein: MVLVAGGVFAGAPAGAAPPGGDPETPWRTRHWPQTQPWQVDEPAALAKPGGGPQPIDPQHYELPDTMTWSDYRKVPGTDWADPSVRGSERTFNGALVLVDYPNQPFVVTQPEHSTIYRNPSGVQNLARDDVPAFYRDFLNKLGELNRGHTIHEYWMEDSNGRFGIELSAFGVYQMPADSHEYGIENSMQRGMGCPAGDQCGRDLRTDAQAAWIAAVGAEEAGRYDFVFFLSAGQDESSTWQEFGQMKFGAKEDVSDEFGPPDAALPNWNATRYVDWTSWQASSNIWPNASRGSSLQAESSGMSTYAHEFSHILGVGDNYNNPYGIPARRDYSGPWEMLSRGTFNGPGGPHSRWLIPGTAGSSMGAQHMLRNKMKLGIVDDAAVLKLSRDALATSGVVVTRVTAREVDRGRAGINVTLDGGDRSAACDAATDPYCDGGGYDNYTVEVVDRMGFDSFTPDSGVLLAKTKNADSAPFIWTVDANPQDIDKVDFVLPDGTPQKMTVGDYRQLSDALFHAGTGSGSEFEYVDTANRLHFYVLDRKRDRDGVLSYQVAVRSLDGAGPAARGVRAFPASARADKSGWATCTIPVRNTGRGDDVLRVTAPGATLPRAVVAVPGGRTSTVEVHVNRAGKVPVTVTSESNPAATATTTCTVRR; encoded by the coding sequence GTGGTGCTGGTGGCCGGTGGGGTGTTCGCCGGGGCGCCGGCCGGGGCCGCGCCGCCGGGAGGTGATCCCGAGACGCCGTGGCGGACGCGGCACTGGCCACAGACGCAGCCGTGGCAGGTGGACGAGCCGGCCGCGCTCGCCAAGCCGGGTGGCGGGCCGCAGCCGATCGACCCGCAGCACTACGAGCTGCCGGACACGATGACCTGGTCGGATTACCGGAAGGTGCCCGGGACCGACTGGGCCGACCCGTCGGTACGCGGCTCGGAGCGCACCTTCAACGGCGCGCTCGTGCTGGTCGACTACCCGAACCAGCCGTTCGTGGTGACCCAGCCGGAGCACTCGACGATCTACCGCAACCCGTCCGGCGTACAGAACCTGGCTCGTGATGATGTGCCGGCCTTCTATCGGGACTTCCTCAACAAGCTGGGGGAGCTGAACCGCGGGCACACCATCCACGAGTACTGGATGGAGGACTCGAACGGCCGGTTCGGCATCGAGCTGAGCGCGTTCGGCGTCTACCAGATGCCGGCCGACAGCCACGAGTACGGGATCGAGAACTCGATGCAGCGCGGGATGGGCTGCCCGGCCGGCGACCAGTGCGGGCGCGACCTGCGTACCGATGCGCAAGCGGCCTGGATCGCCGCGGTCGGTGCCGAGGAGGCGGGCCGTTACGACTTCGTCTTCTTCCTCTCCGCCGGCCAGGACGAGTCGTCGACCTGGCAGGAGTTCGGGCAGATGAAGTTCGGCGCCAAGGAGGACGTCTCCGACGAGTTCGGGCCGCCGGACGCGGCGCTGCCGAACTGGAACGCGACCCGCTACGTCGACTGGACCTCCTGGCAGGCGTCGTCGAACATCTGGCCGAACGCCTCGCGGGGCAGCTCGCTGCAGGCGGAGAGCTCCGGCATGTCGACCTACGCGCACGAGTTCAGCCACATCCTCGGCGTCGGCGACAACTACAACAATCCGTACGGGATCCCGGCCCGCCGCGACTACAGCGGACCGTGGGAGATGCTCAGCCGCGGCACCTTCAACGGGCCCGGCGGGCCGCACAGCCGGTGGCTGATCCCGGGCACCGCGGGCTCGTCGATGGGCGCCCAGCACATGCTGCGCAACAAGATGAAGCTCGGCATCGTCGACGACGCGGCGGTGCTGAAACTGTCCCGGGACGCCCTGGCGACCTCCGGGGTCGTGGTGACCAGGGTGACGGCCCGTGAGGTGGACCGCGGACGGGCCGGGATCAACGTCACCCTGGACGGCGGCGACCGGTCGGCGGCCTGTGACGCGGCGACGGATCCGTACTGTGACGGCGGCGGCTACGACAACTACACCGTCGAGGTGGTCGACCGGATGGGCTTCGACTCGTTCACCCCGGACTCCGGGGTGCTGCTGGCCAAGACCAAGAACGCGGACAGCGCGCCGTTCATCTGGACCGTCGACGCCAACCCGCAGGACATCGACAAGGTGGACTTCGTGCTGCCGGACGGCACGCCGCAGAAGATGACCGTCGGCGACTACCGGCAGCTGTCCGACGCGCTGTTCCACGCCGGGACCGGGTCGGGCAGCGAGTTCGAGTACGTGGACACCGCGAACCGGCTGCACTTCTACGTGCTGGACCGCAAGCGGGACCGGGACGGGGTGCTGTCCTACCAGGTCGCGGTCCGCTCCCTGGACGGCGCCGGGCCGGCCGCCCGCGGGGTCCGCGCCTTCCCGGCGTCCGCCCGCGCCGACAAGTCCGGCTGGGCCACGTGCACGATTCCGGTACGCAACACCGGCCGTGGTGACGACGTCCTGCGCGTCACGGCGCCCGGCGCCACCCTGCCGCGCGCGGTCGTCGCCGTGCCGGGCGGCCGCACGTCCACGGTCGAGGTGCACGTGAACCGCGCCGGGAAGGTCCCGGTCACCGTCACCTCGGAGAGCAACCCGGCCGCCACCGCCACCACCACCTGCACGGTACGGCGGTAA
- a CDS encoding alpha/beta fold hydrolase has protein sequence MTPVRWSPGDDGAMAERGWQDRRVEVQGRSVYVRMGPAVPGSIPLVHVHGFAISGKYLMPTARALAGRATTVVPDLPGYGRSADWGHPLGIPSLAWALLEILDALEMERVYLVGNSMGGPVSLEVAHSAPDRVAGIVLAAPAGGMHNQPLGRALLQLARDVTRESLRMMPVVLPDYLHFGPLNGLHLFSELMRFPAHERLLRTPVPTLAVIGSRDPLMPPLERVRELARLAPPHLSVVVIDGAAHAVNYSHPGELAHVIGCWLDGRDIADDPAQPGVARLLPIRPPSGE, from the coding sequence AGGTGCAGGGACGCTCGGTGTACGTGCGGATGGGCCCCGCGGTGCCCGGCTCGATCCCGCTGGTGCACGTGCACGGCTTCGCGATCTCCGGGAAGTACCTGATGCCGACCGCCCGGGCCCTCGCCGGCCGGGCGACCACCGTCGTCCCGGACCTGCCCGGCTACGGGCGCAGCGCGGACTGGGGGCACCCGCTCGGCATCCCGTCCCTGGCCTGGGCGCTGCTGGAGATCCTGGACGCGCTCGAGATGGAGCGGGTCTACCTGGTCGGCAACTCGATGGGCGGCCCGGTGTCGCTGGAGGTGGCGCACAGCGCGCCGGACCGGGTGGCCGGCATCGTGCTCGCCGCACCGGCCGGCGGCATGCACAACCAGCCGCTCGGCCGGGCCCTGCTGCAGCTCGCCCGGGACGTGACCCGGGAGAGCCTGCGGATGATGCCGGTCGTGCTGCCGGACTACCTGCACTTCGGACCGCTGAACGGCCTGCACCTGTTCAGCGAGCTGATGCGCTTCCCGGCCCACGAGCGACTGTTGCGTACGCCGGTGCCGACGCTCGCCGTGATCGGCAGCCGCGATCCGCTGATGCCGCCGCTGGAGCGGGTGCGCGAGCTGGCCCGGCTGGCGCCCCCGCACCTGAGCGTGGTGGTCATCGACGGCGCGGCGCACGCGGTGAACTACAGCCATCCGGGCGAGCTGGCCCACGTGATCGGTTGCTGGCTCGACGGCCGCGACATTGCCGACGACCCGGCCCAGCCCGGCGTGGCCCGGCTGCTGCCGATCCGGCCCCCTTCCGGTGAGTGA